The DNA segment TATGTCGAATAAAGATCAACATAATCCGGCAGAGTGCCCTTAAACATGCGCGAAAAAATGATATAGGCATCTTCGATAAAACTGACGAGAGGATTGAGGAAACTCATACAGCACCAGCGGGTGTATGCCAATTATACAAACTAAGCAGACATATCAGTTGCAATGATATTAACATCAGCATTCCTTCTATAATAGACAGCGTCCTGGCTCAAAGGTATATTGAGTGATAGAATCTAATACATAGCAAAAAAATATGCAAGGAGCTTAAACATGCAACGATCAAGGGCCTGGATTAAACACACAGTCTATTCATTCTGCGCGGCGTGTACGATTTTGTACTTGCTCGCACCGATAGCGAAAGCAACGGGCGGGGAAGAAGCGGCTGCCATGATTTTATTCCTTGAAAAATTTTACGACGAGTATTTAACGCCAGACGATAACGAACGTACGGCCAAAGTGATGACCAGCATTGCACTGGCGTCTGACAAGGAAAACAAAACGGTCGTTGACCTCTACAACGCCCGAATAGCATACGATTCAGCCATTCCACCGAAAATGTGCACCAACAACGAATCCACTGAAGCGGTCGCCGCTTCGGATCAAATCAAAAAATCGAACAGCAGGAGCCTCGACAAGCCATTAACGGACGTGAACACGTCAACCACTAACCCATATGCCCACTCAGTGGCGCAAGTCAACCATCACAAAGAGAACTATTGCGGAAAAAAAGAGGAAAACTGTAAACCCGGCCGGTACCCGAATGCCGATCTGGAAGCCGCTAATCTGTATGTCGACGCATACAATAAAAGCCAGCTGATGGCGGCGATATCTTTCGCGGCACGCACGACTAACCCGGATCCCACCCCGCCGCTACCGAAAAGCGTGAAGGAATCGAAACTCGCGGTCCTCGCACAAAACATATTGTATGCAGAGTCGGCCAAACTGTCGCTAGCGCAACATAGTTTAAATCAGATTATTTCGGACCGAATTCCATCAAAGCATTTAGGCAAAGTACTGGACAAACAAAGCGCTAGCCCGAAGGAGGTGCGTGATCACGAAGCAGCGAAACGGTACGGTAATCAGCAGTGGGAAACGGAAACACTGGAGAATCCACCCGCTGCCGCTGTCCGCGACATTGCGTTGATGATGGCGTATCGCATCAAACAGGAGGAACGTCAATACGAACAAAACCAGCGTATTGAAAGCTTGCTTGCCATATTAGTCGCACAACAAACCAAGCAGTGGTCTAAAGAACAAATGGAGCTGTTACGCAACAAAGCGACAGGAGGAATGTGATGACCAATATCGCCAAAAAACTAGGAAAAGCCGCTGTCACGCTAACTGGCGCAGGTTTATTCAAAGGTGCATATGATCATCTCTCAAGTGATGCAAATGCGTTGAAAAACCGGGGGAAGTCCCTAAATAACGAGGTACGATCCGCTGCTAAACAACAAAGCAGAACATCCTACGAAAGTTTTGAGCAGATGGTAATCGGTGAGAATGCCAGCGAAGCACAATTACAAAAACGCTACGCCAATTTAAGAGCACAATATTTCGTGTTTATGGCGGGCGTTTTATTAGCCCCCTTCTTGATTGCCACTAGCTTCAATGCTGGGTTTCCCTCAGCGGCGTTCGGAACCATCGGCATCAGTGCATTGATGCTGGCAAAAGCGATAAAAGCCAGCTACTACGCCTGGCAGATCAAACACAAAAAACTAGTGCGGTTAAAGGATTGGGCGCAAGACCCGGCAAACTGGATACCCAGGCGGTAGATTAGCGAGAAAACTGAGGCTCTGGTTCTTGTGCCCGAACGTACGCTTGCCTCCCTTGTTCCCAGGAATTGGTTAACGCATCCGGCAAATCGAGAGTATTTGGATTGGTCTGGCGCAACGCTATTGCGCCGGCATCCATTTGACCGACATACCGAATCATATCCAGTGCCGATTGGTGGTGCAGGTTAAACTGATCAAATTCATTGTCAATCAAGTAGTCTCCCGCCGCGCGATGACACTCCAGCGCTTTGCCATATAGCGTATCGCGATCAATAGCGCCATTGTCGTACAGATATTTAATCGCCTCACGTGCATCACCAGGCGTCAAGTCAAAACCAGTCTCTCGCGCCAGGCGTTCTGCTTCATAAAAAATATAAGCCAGCGGCGCACGACTATCCGGGCTATCGACACTGGTTGGCAAAGCAGGAGATAGTCCTTCTGGATACTCGTAAGTGCCTGGTCTCTGATCGTAATCCAAAGTGGTGTCCTTTTGGTGAGATTGTTTCATAGCATGGAATAACCCTTCCAATTCTTTCAGCTCCGGAGCCACTTGTTCGTAATCTAATGTTTTCTGTGAGTGCTGGTTCAAGAATTCCCGGGTTATCATAAAGCTGGTCTCATAGCCTGAGGGTAATTCAAGGTGCTTCGTCTGCGCTAAATCCCGCGCATAATCTAGCATCCCCGGGGTTGGCCGCAATTCTTCCATAAACGACTGGACCGACTCGCGATCCACATAGATGTGCGAATCATGGGTATGGCGACTGTTCGCAACATAGGCCAGCTCGCGATTCAACATGCTGTCTTCGGAAATTAAGATGAATGACTCATGGACGGTCGACCCTTGCGATTTGTGTGTTGTGGACGCATATCCATATTCAAACTTATTGTAGTCCTTTAGCATCATACGCTGGCGTCGACCACTGTCCAACTTAAGAGTCACTGACCAGTACCGCTCGTTCGATGGTGTATGCAAACCGGCAACGGTGGCCAGCGTGCCATTAGCCACTTTGTAATACTTGGAATTGCGAGTGGTCATCAGCCGATCACCAACGCACAATTCCATGTCACCGCCTGGTGTGGACACTTGGGTTCCGTTAACCAGCTGCCCCAGTTCTTTCAAACGATACCGGGCCAGAGCGTTTAAATCGTTCACCTGGGCGCGTGTATTGGCGATCATACATAAGGAATGGTCAGGGCGTTGTTGTCGGGCCTCCATCCAATCGGATACTAAGCGCAGCTTTGAATCGACCGCATTGTCCATAATATGCAGCCGCCCTCGCTCAAAATACATACCCATGGCCTTAGCAATATCGCCTTGAGAAAAGTGGGTGACCGCCTGTTTGGCCCAATCATTTTTCTGTCTCATGATCTCCGTAACAGGAAACGCTCCCAATTCATTGGTAATCGCCTTAAACGCGCCCCCGGCCAATATAGGCTGCAATTGCTTATTATCCCCGACCAGCAACAATTTAGCGCCGGCGTTTTCGGTTTCCCGAATCAAGTCGGACATTTGCCGTGAACCCACCATTCCGGCCTCATCCAACACGACCACTGTACGTGCACCTAACTGCAAATCACCTCGGTTGATATCACCCAGGAAACTGTGGAGCGTTTGGCTTTTAATGCCACTGCTTTTAGACAACTCCGTTGACGCCTTACCCTGCAGCGCATTACCCACCACACGGTATCCTGCGCTTTCAAAGGCGACTCGAACAGCCTCCATGGCCGTACTTTTACCTGTACCCGCGTCCCCGCGTATACACACCACACCACCGGACTCGGAACACACACCACGCACTGCCCGCACCTGCTCTGAGGTCAATTCAAATCCTTTGTTTTGCTGAACGCTGGCAATCGCTTTCGCTACAACGGACGGATTGATTCGATGATTCGAATCGGATTGTCTCTTCACAGCACTTTGGACCATGGACTTCTCCAGCTCCATCATGTCAGTCGTGGAATACTGGATCTCTACACGTGAGCCGTCCGTCCGGCTTAGTATAACCACATCGGGATGGGACAAAATTTTGATCGCATCACGCTTTACGGATGCCAGGGATTGAACGCCTTGGCTTTTCTCGGCAACCAAGCGGAACACATCACGCTCAAGAAACGTACTGCGTTTTTCTGTTAATTGTTTAAGGGCTTCCCTGGGCGGAACAACTGAAGAGATACTCACAGCATTGCCAGCGAACCGCCGCTCGGGATTGAATAGCCGTGCCACCTCGTCCGGGCCAAACCCCAATCCCCTGCCTCTGTCTTGCCATTGCGCGAATAGCTGAGGCCTATCCACCATTGCTTTGCGCTCCCGAGTGGCGCTGGAAATCATTTGAGCGCCCTGGGCCGTTGTCCAGCCTCTCGCCTCTAGTTCATTCACTATACTAACCCGGCGTTGACTGAATTCCAGTTCTACCGATTTTGGTACCAGTTTGACACGAAAACTGCCACTATCCTGCTCCACCTGCAGACCCAGCTGGGTCTGTAGTAGATCGGCCAACTCCGCCCGGTACATGGCGCCTAGCGCCATTTTCCACTGAAAAAATGGTCTGCCTTCCAGACAACCCCAGCTACCATCGAAACGCTGGGCTATGTTGGCAACCAGGCAATGCGTATGCAACTGTGGATCCTGCGCCCGTGAGGTGGAATGCTCGAATTTAGCAACAATCAAACGCTGTACGGCTTCTTTCTCGTTGCCTTGGGCGCCCCTCGGGGTTTTGGCAACGTGTTCCTCCACAAAGGCAAGGGTACGCTCTACAGCAAGGTCCTGGACGCGTTGAATCGAATGCCGCAAGTCCGTATCTGCCTGAGCCCATACAACCGATACACTTTTGGGCGCTGAGAATGTCATGTCCCACCCCGCAAAATGCTCTGGCCCTGCGTTTTTGGTTAGCGCCGCTTGAGTAATAGGATGAAAGCCAGCCAGCACTGAGCGTAGCGTGTCATCCGTTACGAGTGTATTGGTCAACCCCAAACCTGATAGCTGATGATGGTTGTGCCACCGGCCAGGCGGCTCACCACCTTTTTTGTAATAATCCTCAACCGCTAAATTTGTGTAGTAGTCACTTGCACCGTCTCCGGCTTTACCCATAGGGTATACGGTTAACATGGGTCAGATACCTCCATGGCGGATTGACGAAACCGAACAATGTGCCTCTCATAGTCCGACTCACTGATCATTCCGGCAATATATTCCTGCTCATGTTTTTTTAATGCCTCGGAAAACATGAGCCCATCATCGCGAAGGAGATCGGCCTTATACCTCGCTTTTTGCTGACGCACATCCAGGCTATCTTTATCCTGCTCCGCACGATCGGCAGATGCAGTCCGGATGACCAGCCGCTTCGTCTTGCTAGTAGTTTTAGTTTCGTCAAGGCTGAGTTGTCTAACAGGCATGTTTGCAGTTTTCTTTTGTGCCGGTTTTTTCTTACTTCGGGTTTTTTTCTTGGCTGACGCATCATTATCTTGCCCCATCCATCCCGGTACCTCACTCCAGTCTGGCGGGCTTTCATTCGATGGCGCCGCCGTAGGCGTCATACCTTCAAAACACAGTTGGTCGTTATGCGACGCCCTTGGCGGCGGTGGAACTGGCGGCTGCTCCTGAACCACTGCTTCCTGTGGAATTGCCCAATGAGCCCGCACAACCGCAGCACGCAAAGCGAGACGCTGCCGTTTTTTCCATTCCAGCCGGTGAATGTTAGGCCAGCCAGTGCACACCAACAAACCAGTGAAACTTTTCTCGCCCATCGTTAAATCCGTGGATAGTTGGCTAGCCATAATAACGATGCTGTCGCGCTTTTCCGGATGGGTACTCACAGACAAACGATTACTCTCTGTGTCTAAACTCTGGCCATGGACATAACGCATTATCTCGCGCTTGCCAATCATTTCATTAGCAAACCAGTTCGCCGTATCTCCCGGAGAGGTGAACCCGATGAACTTCGTGCCCAGTTGTGAGAACCAGGTATTTAACGTATCACGGCCATACTTCTCGTTGATCTGCCCCTTATCCTGGATTCCAATAACAGGGATGGCGCCCTTAGAGCGGCAAACCGATATCAACGTTTTTAATTTTTGGATAGGTTTTAATGTATCCAACTCGTCGAGAAAATAAAAGACGCGATAATCGTCCTGCCTTTGCCTGACTTCTGGAAAATGGGCGTCCGCCATTTCGGATATCGCGATCGTTATTAAAGCAGAATGCAACGAGGACGCGATAGTCCCGTGAGATTCAGATCCTTGTAATATCACCATTCGGGGGCCTGAATAATCATCCTCCAACCATTGGCGCACGGAAAAACCATCTCGGCTCCCCGGCCAGGCCTCCGCCAAATCATAGATAGCCGACATCTCCGATTGAAGGTTGATCATGATGCCCTGTCCGGTTTGGCCACCCTGGCCTTCTCGACTATTTAAGTTGGCCATCGTGGTTACGGCCTCCGGAGAAGTAGACGCCAAAATAGCCGACAGAGTTTTAGGCGTTTGCGAGATGGCATTGCGAAGATCGGCAAAATTCCACCGGCCTGGATTTGTATTAATGAGGTGGGTTATGACGCCAGCCAGTATCTGCTGTGCCGCTTTCGACCACATCGGATCGCGTGACTCACTGATGATGAACTCGGAAAAAACCCGCGCGTCAGATTTTGTTCGTATATCCGCCGCAATATGCCAAGGCACGCCACGCTCATCCCAGGGTGCAACCAAGGTGAACTCGGGTACATCCAGGCCGCTGGTATACTCGCCTTTTTTGTCATGGATCAAACACCGGTGCTTGTCTTTGATGACTTGATCCAATAAATCAAACAGCAACCGGCTTTTCCCGGATCCTGAGGAACCCGCCATCAGAAAACCTCTGGACTCTCTCTCAAAACTCAGAGGGATTTCGCGGTGAATACGTAAACCACGTTTTCTGAGAGAACCTCGGCGTTGCCCTTGCCGTATTTCCAGAAGACTGGTTTGGCGCGCGACCTGAACTGAGCGCTTAACATCCTGCAGATACTGCAATCCGCGTAGGTGGATATCTTTAGGCGTGAAGTAATGCAGTGACCACTTCATCACCACCGAGGCCACGGTGAGCGACAGAATTAATGGGATCGCCATGTGAGCGTAAAACGAACCCAGCACACCGCGTTGCCCCATTTGAAACCAGTAATCCGCCCACGGGCCGCCGCTGGATAACCCAAAGATCGTTGCCAGGCCATCTGCTAAATACGGCATGTGGTTATCGATATCGCCAAATCCAGTTAATCCGACTAACGGCATAGACCAGGACCAGGTCAACCCAGCCACAAGCCAAAAGCTCAACCCCAGGCTAAACAGGGTGAGCACAAAGGGAAAGAGGAAGGTGTTGTAATAGCCGGGATTATTCGATGCGTCCATGCTCCCCTCCGTTTAATCGTCGATCACTTCTATTTTCAGTGCCGATATTTCATCCCGGATTTTTTGCAAAATACTCAGCTCCATTTGCCGCAGCCGAGTATTGATTTTGATCATGATGTCGTCATGTTCCTTGCGTTCATAATACAAGCTACGCAAATATTCGGTAGGCGTTACGCCGCTATTAGTCGCTACTTGAACCAGTTCCTCATACTCAGTTTCCTTAAAACGTATGCCTATCATCTTACTTGCCATCCGTTGGGGCGCTCCTTTGACTGGACGTTGTAGACCACAAGTTTGCCGATTAATTAAAAAATAGCAAGGGATTTCAATGATAACAGGTGTTATCACTATCGCAGTAGTATCTATGGCCCTAAAAAAGAGTTGTACAGATAACACCCTGATAACAGTGTTATCACTATAAAAAGTCTATTAAACAATAAAATAGGGGATAGTGATAAAATGGCTGTAAACATTTAGTTCTTCAGGTGTATTATTCCATGGCCGTGGGTCGAGATTGCACAAAAATCGATCGTATACGAATTTTGCCGCCGGTCGCGTCTAAGTTCGTCTCCCGCCCCCTAGTCGTTCCCGTTTCAGGGTCTGTGGTGGCTCACGCCTCTGAGTCTCTCTGATCGCACCGTGTTCTGGCCGGTTAGCCAAGCAAGAATGGAACTGGCAGGAACAGGAACCAGGAACCAGGAACCAGGATCAGGATCAGGAACCAGGAACAGGAACAGGATCAGGAACAGGATCAGGAACAGGATCAGGATCAGGATCAGGAACCAGGAACCAGGATCAGGATCAGGAACCAGGAACAGGAACAGGAACAGGAACCAGGAACAGGAACAGGAACAGGAACAGGATCAGGATCAGGAACAGGATCAGGATCAGGAACAGGAACAGGAACAGGATCAGGAACAGGAACAGGAACAGGATCAGGATCAGGATCAGGATCAGGAACAATCCCGGAGTAGACCGGGATTACGGTCTACTCCGAAATGGAAAGGCGCTCTTTCTTCAATTTGGCGATTTCTTCATCAGATAATTTCAAATGCGCCTGAATCGAAAAAAGCAACCGATCTTGTACAGGGAATTCGTATGGACGCGTTCGCATCTTTACCCAATGTTTACGGTCATAGCCGAAAAAAGCGGCACATTGCGGGCCACTCAATTGCAGAATACTTTCGACCTCTTCCAGTTTGAGCGTTTTCTTTTTTGGCATGTTGTAAATTACATATGACCGGTAATTAGCCAGCATTATACCATCTCCCCTGCCCTTTCGTTCATTCCAAATGACCCGGTCCCGCCTCGTCCGCCACACTAAATACAACAGCGATGGAATGAGGATTAAGCTGGATACTTCGCGCGAGTTTCGCCGCCTCCCTGGCGTTATCCGCCTCTATATCAATTTCCCACGTCACAATGAATCGCATGCGGTTACCCTCCAAACAAAAAACCGGGCGGGATAAACCCGCCCGGTCGGTGACTACGCCGCCTCTGCGATCCGTTTCCAGGCGCTAGGCTGCAAATCGAGCAAGCGCCCGCCGATCGTTTCCAGCTCGGTGGAACGCTCATAGTTCGGGTGGGTATTCGCCACTTCGGTAATCGCGTTAAGCGCTCCCCAGCGGCTATAGTCCTGCCCGCGAATCAGATTTTCCAGCACACTGCCCTTTTCCGAATCATTCAGACCACAGGTTTTCCCCAGCACTTCCACCGCTTTGGTCGGCACCTGGATACGCGATCCGCCCGCCGCTTCACGCATTTTTCCCAGCAGGATATTGAATATGTCCTGACTGCACGCCGCCCGGACGGTGTCTTGCAGTTTCAGCAAAACCGCTCGATCATCGGCCTGAATGGTTTCATCGCGGAAAATCTCATAGTTGGTGCTATCCGCTGCCACGTTGCGACCAACGTGGTACTTGTTCAGCGAATAATCGCCGCTGGCATCCGCTACCAAACCGTTAGTACACACTAGCCGGTAAATCAGCGGTGCTCAACAATGGATTTACCGTTATTCATTGGGCCACCTCCGTTTTACGGCTCATCACCGGCGGCAAGCCACGGATCATAGAAACCTCTTTTATTGAGTTAAAGGGTCCGGGCTTGTCTGTGAGCAGCATAAGCAGTTGCTCAAAATAACGCGCCGCTAGCGCCAACGTGCGCCAGGCATTTTCCTGGTCATCCGCTGAAAGCGTGTCACAGCGCATAGAACACAGTTCTTGCGAAACATCCAGGGCGCGCTTTACATTATGGACATGCTGTTCAATGTTCTCGCAGGCTCTGCGATCGGAAAAAATGACTTTGAATAAATACTGCTGTTGTTCGACGTACTCTGCGTGAGAGACAGGTTTTACCAGTTGTTTGATGGGTATGTTAATATTAGACTTAGACATAAAATTACCTCCACGGGTTTTTTGTGTTTAGCCCTAGCCGGTGGTGACCGCCACCAGCTAAGGGCGCTTTTAATTAGTCGTGATTTTCGACCGGCATTGCATCCAGCATGACCAATTCATTGACAATCACCGCAGTTGAATAGCGATCAACGCCGTCATTGCCCTGCCATTTGCTGTTTTTCAATTCCCCTTCAATGTAGACCTTGGAACCCTTGCGTAAATACTCCCCGGCGATATCAGCCAGCCCTCGGAAAAAAGCCAGCCGACCAAAATCACTTTATTCACTGATTTAGACATGTAACGAATCTCCTCTATTAACGTTGGTGGTAAGTTAATTATATGTCGCATAATGCGACATTGCAAGGAAAAAATGCTAATAATATGAATAAAAATAACTAGTTACACCGTCTTTCTGGCATAAATACTGAAATTCCCTCCATGATTAACTGGCCGAAATCGCTCGATCAACTAGACTCAGCGGCGTGAGCCACCACAGACCCTGAAACGAGAACGGCTAAGGACGAGGAAAAGACTTAGCCGCTACAGGCGCCCGGAAAAGCCGTACGAGGCAACCAAGCGCAAAGCAACGAATGGGCAACACCCAGCAAGAGAAAAAAGGCCAAGAGTTTTGGACCGGAAGGACAAAAAAACTGGCAGACAGCCGATCGCGCGGGGGAAAAAGGAATCGAAACGCTAAGGGAAACTAATCAACAAAAAACCGAAAGCCAGCTAGCGGCTGGCCGGTTCAGGGAGAACAACAGGAAACGCTAACTTTCCGTTTCCTTTTTCTTTTTGGATTTAGCCGCCAACACCAGTTGACGAATACGCGAGGCTCTATCACTGCCTGTTGACAAATATTTCTTAATCGCCCGAACGCTCAAACCATGAAGAACACCGGATTGTTGAGCGGCAAGCACTTTTTTAACCAAATCGTCATCCGAGGCAAGTGCACTGTCTGAATCGG comes from the Gammaproteobacteria bacterium genome and includes:
- a CDS encoding relaxase domain-containing protein; this encodes MLTVYPMGKAGDGASDYYTNLAVEDYYKKGGEPPGRWHNHHQLSGLGLTNTLVTDDTLRSVLAGFHPITQAALTKNAGPEHFAGWDMTFSAPKSVSVVWAQADTDLRHSIQRVQDLAVERTLAFVEEHVAKTPRGAQGNEKEAVQRLIVAKFEHSTSRAQDPQLHTHCLVANIAQRFDGSWGCLEGRPFFQWKMALGAMYRAELADLLQTQLGLQVEQDSGSFRVKLVPKSVELEFSQRRVSIVNELEARGWTTAQGAQMISSATRERKAMVDRPQLFAQWQDRGRGLGFGPDEVARLFNPERRFAGNAVSISSVVPPREALKQLTEKRSTFLERDVFRLVAEKSQGVQSLASVKRDAIKILSHPDVVILSRTDGSRVEIQYSTTDMMELEKSMVQSAVKRQSDSNHRINPSVVAKAIASVQQNKGFELTSEQVRAVRGVCSESGGVVCIRGDAGTGKSTAMEAVRVAFESAGYRVVGNALQGKASTELSKSSGIKSQTLHSFLGDINRGDLQLGARTVVVLDEAGMVGSRQMSDLIRETENAGAKLLLVGDNKQLQPILAGGAFKAITNELGAFPVTEIMRQKNDWAKQAVTHFSQGDIAKAMGMYFERGRLHIMDNAVDSKLRLVSDWMEARQQRPDHSLCMIANTRAQVNDLNALARYRLKELGQLVNGTQVSTPGGDMELCVGDRLMTTRNSKYYKVANGTLATVAGLHTPSNERYWSVTLKLDSGRRQRMMLKDYNKFEYGYASTTHKSQGSTVHESFILISEDSMLNRELAYVANSRHTHDSHIYVDRESVQSFMEELRPTPGMLDYARDLAQTKHLELPSGYETSFMITREFLNQHSQKTLDYEQVAPELKELEGLFHAMKQSHQKDTTLDYDQRPGTYEYPEGLSPALPTSVDSPDSRAPLAYIFYEAERLARETGFDLTPGDAREAIKYLYDNGAIDRDTLYGKALECHRAAGDYLIDNEFDQFNLHHQSALDMIRYVGQMDAGAIALRQTNPNTLDLPDALTNSWEQGRQAYVRAQEPEPQFSR
- a CDS encoding type IV secretion system DNA-binding domain-containing protein, whose amino-acid sequence is MDASNNPGYYNTFLFPFVLTLFSLGLSFWLVAGLTWSWSMPLVGLTGFGDIDNHMPYLADGLATIFGLSSGGPWADYWFQMGQRGVLGSFYAHMAIPLILSLTVASVVMKWSLHYFTPKDIHLRGLQYLQDVKRSVQVARQTSLLEIRQGQRRGSLRKRGLRIHREIPLSFERESRGFLMAGSSGSGKSRLLFDLLDQVIKDKHRCLIHDKKGEYTSGLDVPEFTLVAPWDERGVPWHIAADIRTKSDARVFSEFIISESRDPMWSKAAQQILAGVITHLINTNPGRWNFADLRNAISQTPKTLSAILASTSPEAVTTMANLNSREGQGGQTGQGIMINLQSEMSAIYDLAEAWPGSRDGFSVRQWLEDDYSGPRMVILQGSESHGTIASSLHSALITIAISEMADAHFPEVRQRQDDYRVFYFLDELDTLKPIQKLKTLISVCRSKGAIPVIGIQDKGQINEKYGRDTLNTWFSQLGTKFIGFTSPGDTANWFANEMIGKREIMRYVHGQSLDTESNRLSVSTHPEKRDSIVIMASQLSTDLTMGEKSFTGLLVCTGWPNIHRLEWKKRQRLALRAAVVRAHWAIPQEAVVQEQPPVPPPPRASHNDQLCFEGMTPTAAPSNESPPDWSEVPGWMGQDNDASAKKKTRSKKKPAQKKTANMPVRQLSLDETKTTSKTKRLVIRTASADRAEQDKDSLDVRQQKARYKADLLRDDGLMFSEALKKHEQEYIAGMISESDYERHIVRFRQSAMEVSDPC
- the ssb gene encoding single-stranded DNA-binding protein; this translates as MAFFRGLADIAGEYLRKGSKVYIEGELKNSKWQGNDGVDRYSTAVIVNELVMLDAMPVENHD